The Vitis riparia cultivar Riparia Gloire de Montpellier isolate 1030 chromosome 10, EGFV_Vit.rip_1.0, whole genome shotgun sequence genome includes a region encoding these proteins:
- the LOC117922934 gene encoding 50S ribosomal protein L4 → MAVSISRRLLRTFGPSRVFGHCNSPMIMCRLFRTSDALCGLVSQDGLFSTDSSCKTGSSFLSSRSLSTTTILTPESSGVAFPPELLSTKTVLTPERTPGHYQDLVIPVTNFHNEDKGFMVLAGDVFDVPIRKDIVHRVVRWQLAKRQQGTHSTKTISEVSGTGKKPWRQKGTGRARHGTLRGPQFRGGAIMHGPKPRSHAIKLNKKVRRLGLKIALSARTAEGKLLVFDDLEVPSHKTKNIVNYVKEMENTKKLLLVDGGPITEKLKLATQNLHYVNVLPSIGLNVYSILLHDTLVMSRDAVNKIVERMHTPINR, encoded by the exons ATGGCTGTATCAATATCCAGAAGGCTTTTACGGACTTTTGGTCCCTCACGTGTGTTTGGGCACTGTAATTCTCCAATGATTATGTGTCGGTTGTTTCGTACTTCTGATG CCTTGTGTGGCCTTGTCTCTCAAGATGGCTTATTTTCCACGGATTCCTCTTGCAAG ACTGGTTcatctttcctttcttctcgaAGCCTTTCAACTACTACCATCCTGACTCCTGAATCAAGTGGAGTTGCATTTCCACCCGAGTTATTATCCACAAAGACTGTGTTAACACCAGAACGTACTCCAG GGCACTATCAGGACCTGGTAATTCCTGTGACAAATTTTCATAATGAAGACAAAGGCTTCATGGTTTTAGCTGGTGATGTCTTTGATGTACCTATTAGGAAGGATATTGTTCATCGTGTTGTACGTTGGCAGCTTGCAAAAAGACAACAG GGAACCCATTCAACTAAAACTATTAGCGAGGTTAGTGGAACTGGGAAAAAGCCATGGCGACAAAAGGGCACTGGTCGAGCACGGCATGGAACGCTGCGTGGGCCCCAG TTTAGGGGCGGTGCTATCATGCATGGCCCTAAGCCTCGGAGCCATGCAATCAAGCTGAACAAGAAGGTTCGGCGACTAGGTCTGAAGATTGCACTGTCTGCTCGTACAGCAGAAGGAAAG CTTCTGGTTTTTGACGATTTGGAGGTCCCTTCACATAAGACAAAGAACATTGTGAACTATGtcaaagaaatggagaacaCCAAGAAACTCCTCCTGGTGGATGGTGGCCCGATAACTGAAAAGCTGAAGTTGGCAACACAAAATCTTCATTATGTCAACGTATTGCCCTCAATT GGCTTGAATGTCTATAGCATCCTGCTGCATGACACATTGGTGATGTCCCGCGATGCTGTAAACAAGATTGTCGAGCGTATGCACACCCCAATTAACCGCTGA
- the LOC117922930 gene encoding homeobox protein SBH1-like — MEGGSSSTACLMAFGDNSSNGLCPMMMMPLMTTSNPNAADANTLFLPLPPNHNHDLNRNSSRGSSLILENHNHNQHTTTTSTNNHHGSDPGCYFMETHGNNDGSTSSVKAKIMAHPHYHRLLAAYANCQKVGAPPEVVARLEEACASEAAMVRTGTSCIGEDPALDQFMEAYCEMLTKYEQELSKPFKEAMLFLSRVECQFKALTVSSSDSAGGEGLDRNGSSEEEVDVNNNFIDPQAEDRELKGQLLRKYSGYLSSLKQEFMKKRKKGKLPKEARQQLLDWWSRHYKWPYPSESQKLALAESTGLDQKQINNWFINQRKRHWKPSEDMQFVVMDATHPGHYYMDNVLGNPFPMDLSPTLL, encoded by the exons ATGGAGGGTGGTTCTAGTAGCACTGCTTGTTTGATGGCTTTTGGAGACAACAGTAGTAATGGACTATGTCCTATGATGATGATGCCTCTCATGACTACATCTAATCCTAATGCTGCAGACGCAAATACCCTATTTCTTCCTCTGCCTCCCAACCACAATCACGACCTTAACCGCAACAGCAGTAGAGGCTCCTCTCTGATACTGGAGAATCACAACCATAACCAgcacaccaccaccacctccaccaaCAACCACCACGGCAGTGACCCTGGGTGTTATTTCATGGAAACCCATGGCAACAACGATGGCAGCACTTCTTCTGTCAAGGCTAAGATCATGGCTCATCCTCACTACCACCGTCTCTTGGCCGCCTATGCCAATTGCCAAAAG GTCGGAGCACCACCTGAAGTAGTTGCAAGATTAGAGGAAGCTTGTGCATCTGAGGCTGCCATGGTTCGCACTGGAACAAGCTGCATAGGCGAGGATCCGGCTCTCGATCAATTCATGGAGGCCTACTGTGAGATGCTGACCAAGTACGAGCAAGAGCTCTCCAAACCCTTCAAGGAAGCTATGCTTTTTCTCTCAAGGGTCGAGTGCCAGTTCAAAGCCCTCACAGTTTCTTCTTCTGATTCTG CTGGTGGCGAGGGCCTTGATAGAAATGGATCATCTGAAGAAGAAGTTGATGTAAATAACAACTTCATTGATCCTCAAGCAGAGGACAGGGAACTGAAAGGCCAGCTTCTGCGCAAGTATAGTGGATATCTAAGCAGTCTCAAGCAGGAGTTcatgaagaagagaaagaaaggaaagcTACCTAAAGAAGCCCGGCAGCAGTTGCTGGATTGGTGGAGCAGACACTACAAATGGCCATACCCATCG GAGTCGCAGAAGTTGGCTCTTGCAGAATCCACAGGCCTGGATCAGAAGCAAATAAACAACTGGTTCATTAACCAAAGGAAGCGGCACTGGAAGCCCTCAGAAGATATGCAGTTTGTGGTTATGGATGCCACACATCCAGGCCACTATTACATGGACAATGTCTTGGGCAATCCCTTTCCCATGGATCTCTCCCCAACTCTCCTCTGA
- the LOC117922935 gene encoding chromatin remodeling protein EBS, with product MAKTRPGKRDLDSYTIKGTNKVVRAGDCVLMRPSDTDKPSYVARVEKIEADNRNNVKVRVRWYYRPEESIGGRRQFHGAKELFLSDHYDVQSAHTIEGKCTVHSFKNYTKLENVGAEDYYCRFEYKAATGGFTPDRVAVYCKCEMPYNPDDLMVQCEGCKDWYHPVCVEMTIEAAKKLDHFLCSDCSDDEAKRSQNAFPTSPTADTKVEPKRRKR from the exons ATGGCGAAGACGAGGCCTGGGAAAAGAGACTTGGATTCGTACACCATCAAAGGCACCAACAAGGTGGTGAGAG CTGGTGATTGCGTGTTGATGCGGCCATCGGACACCGATAAGCCATCTTACGTAGCGCGTGTGGAGAAGATTGAGGCCGATAATCGGAACAACGTGAAGGTTCGGGTGCGGTGGTATTATCGGCCGGAGGAGTCGATTGGTGGGCGGAGGCAGTTCCATGGAGCAAAGGAGTTGTTTTTGTCGGACCATTATGATGTGCAGAGTGCTCATACTATTGAAGGGAAGTGCACTGTTCACTCCTTCAAGAACTATACTAAGCTTGAAAATGTTGGGGCTGAGGATTACTATTGTCGGTTCGAGTATAAGGCAGCTACTGGGGGTTTCACGCCGGACCGAGTTGCTGT GTATTGCAAATGCGAGATGCCTTATAACCCAGATGATCTTATGGTCCAGTGCGAGGGGTGCAAGGACTG GTATCATCCTGTTTGTGTTGAAATGACTATTGAAGCAGCAAAAAAACTAGATCACTTTCTGTGTTCTGATTGTTCTGATGATGAGGCCAAAAGATCCCAGAATGCATTTCCTACATCGCCGACAGCTGACACCAAG